A portion of the Manihot esculenta cultivar AM560-2 chromosome 2, M.esculenta_v8, whole genome shotgun sequence genome contains these proteins:
- the LOC110608560 gene encoding uncharacterized protein LOC110608560, giving the protein MVSLQSPTSPNGRKTTIPELDYLSKKRKWDDDEPAEIDGIFDKRSKPTEITNSFFEIELQLETPLPLEWQRCLDIQSGQIHFYNTRTQKRTTRDPRRSPEPPSPGSMSLDLQLNLQPCESPWKNNTNSQSMKHNFASSIQSLGDLFMGSSKDNKKAEVLKRSPSWLSFEGDDGEEMIATVCSRCHMLVMLCKSSPACPNCKFMHSPARTPLSYSSKGLASCASELNQ; this is encoded by the exons ATGGTTTCCCTTCAATCACCTACCTCTCCGAATGGAAGAAAGACGACAATCCCAGAGCTTGATTATTTGTCAAAGAAGAGAAAGTGGGATGATGATGAGCCTGCAGAAATTGATGGGATTTTCGATAAAAGATCAAAACCGACTGAAATCACAAACTCTTTCTTTGAAATCGAGCTACAACTAGAGACTCCATTGCCTTTGGAATGGCAGAGATGCCTCGATATTCAG TCAGGGCAGATACACTTCTACAATACAAGGACCCAGAAGAGAACAACTAGGGATCCAAGGAGGAGCCCAGAGCCACCAAGTCCTGGTAGTATGAGCTTAGACCTTCAGCTAAATCTGCAGCCATGCGAATCGCCATGGAAAAACAACACAAACAGCCAAAGTATGAAGCACAATTTTGCTAGCTCCATACAAAGTTTGGGCGATTTGTTCATGGGTTCAAGTAAAGATAACAAGAAGGCAGAAGTGCTTAAGCGGTCACCGTCATGGTTATCATTTGAAGGAGACGACGGGGAAGAAATGATAGCAACCGTGTGCTCAAGGTGCCACATGTTGGTGATGCTTTGCAAGTCCTCTCCTGCTTGCCCTAACTGCAAATTCATGCACTCTCCAGCCAGAACCCCCCTAAGTTATTCAAGCAAAGGCTTAGCCTCTTGTGCTAGCGAGCTAAATCAATAA